TCACGGCGTACTGTTCGCGTTCCATGACGATGCCCAACGACCGGCCCTTGCTGGAACGCATAGGGGTGAACGGATGGCCTTCGCGGTGGCATACGATCGCGCGTAGCGTGCGCGGGGCCGCAGCGGGGTTCCACATGGCGCCCGCCTCCAATTGCAGCAGGCGCAACGTGTGGGGGGTCGAGGTCGAAGGTGTCGCACAGTTCAGCGACCACGGCTAGGAACTGCGGATAGGTGAAGGCCCGTAATTCCCCGCCTTGCGCGTACTTGTGGAACGACCCGTGCAGCGTGCGCCCGCTGCGGTGACACGATGAACTGTAGCGCCCTGCGTGCGTCGCCTGCGTTGCTGGTGCGCCCGATGGCCACCAGTGGCCCGTGTTCCGCGATGCAAGGCGCACTACCTAGGACGGCCCCGTAGCGTGGTCGAACTTACCGATGAAGGCTAGGGCCGGATGCCGCAGCAACCGCGCCCCAACCTCGGCAGGTAGTTCTATCTTCGCATAGTCGATCATGACGGGCTACGGCCTGCGTTCATGGCGATAACTGGTAGACAGGGGCCGTCACGCGGCCCTTGTCGTTCCTGCCAGTTGATGAAGGCGACGGCGAAGCGTTCACGGTCGGCAATGATCCGCGCGATAGTACCGGGGGAAATAGTACACGGTCAGGTGGTCCTTGTCCGCGTTGAACTGGAACAGGACCAACGACAGGACCCTGTCGCCCTTCACGGGAATTCCACGTCGTTGCCGATATACCAACCCTCGACAGGTAGCGGTCGCAGGCCGGTATAGAACGTGCGCCGTTTGGCGCGCATGGGGCCGGTGATGACAACGTCGGCACCTGGTCGCGGAACCGTTCGACCTGTGCACGCTCAACCTTCAGGCGGTGCGGCACCTTTGGCGAAGGGGACCAGTTCAGGCGTTCGGATGTACCAACCGGCATCGTGGTCGAGGTCGAAGGTGATGCGGTGGTGACGGGCGGTAACTGGTGCGTCCATTAGGCGGGCTGGTATTTTGCCGCCTGAACCTTCAGGAGCGCGTTGAACAATTCCCCCCGACGATAGCGCACCCTCGAACCTATCCTGTAGGCGGTCAGGATGCCGCGTTGCGTGTAATCGTGCAACGTGGGCAGCGATAGCCCTAGATAGCGCGCGGCCTCTTTACGGGTGACCAGTGCATCGGGATCCGGTGCGGGGTTGTCCGCCTTCAGGATGGCCGATAGTTCGCGTTGGATCGTTTGGGCGATGTAGCCCTGTAGGTCAGCGATCGGGACCTGTGTAAATAGTACCTGTTCCATTTGTTAGCCGTTAATGGCCGACAAAGGTTCAGGGCGGTAAAGGCGGGCGCTACTACGGGGAACCTACGTAGGCAGGAATGGCTAGCCTGTGCGCGGTAAGATCTTGAATTGGTGCGGCCCTTTCTTATAGTCCGCCCCGCCAATTTTGAATACCTGTGTCAAGGCTGCTAAGGTCACCGGTTCTGCCTTCCTTGCCGATGTCAAACGCGGAGTGAAGGGATGCGTGCAACCGCCGCCCAGTTCGTTTTCAATTCGCCGTTCTCCTTACGTTGCGGCGGGGTGATGTATTTAAGCCTCTCTAGTTCGTTGAACAGGTAGCCTAGTAGTGCTGCCCGTTTCATTCCATCGGAGGCGTTCAGTTGTGCGGTGGCGGCGCGTTGCCCCTCTGCGGTCAGGTAGTGCCTAATGGTGAGCAGCAACCTTTGACCCGTAAAAGGCAAGGTCCTTTTCCACGTGCGACCAGTTGCCGCTAAAGTCGCCCGCCGTTGGATCGACTTCGACGTGGTCACCAACTTTCAGTTGCCAATTAGGGGTTTCCAGTCAAAGACCACACCCGGATCTATTTGTTCTAGCAGGGTTCCAAATGACCCCTTCCCGGTTTTCCACAGAACGTTTTCCAGCAGGCGTTCCAGCAGCGCATCGGCCACAGGCCCGCGTTCAAAGTCCCGCAGCCGTCGGTCACAATG
The Flavobacteriales bacterium DNA segment above includes these coding regions:
- a CDS encoding helix-turn-helix domain-containing protein yields the protein MEQVLFTQVPIADLQGYIAQTIQRELSAILKADNPAPDPDALVTRKEAARYLGLSLPTLHDYTQRGILTAYRIGSRVRYRRGELFNALLKVQAAKYQPA